One window from the genome of Clupea harengus chromosome 19, Ch_v2.0.2, whole genome shotgun sequence encodes:
- the snx13 gene encoding sorting nexin-13 isoform X4, whose translation MKLEIKPIKIDRRLTGSSFIDEPLQQVIQFALRDYIQYWYYTLSEDESFLLEIRQTVQNALVQFSTRSKEVDWQPYFTTRLVDDFATHLRVFRKAQERLSDRDDPKQRESSEELLESFFEAEVEMERKICRDMVCTSPKDEEGFLRDLCEVLLYLLLPPGDFHNKNMRYFLREVLARGVLLPLINQLSDPDYLNQLVIWMIRDSSCNYEAFMTILKLTDKTFELEAVKDKVLEELQYLRSLDTAGDDINMIKNQINSLLFVKKVCETRIQRLQSGKEVDALKLAANFGKLCIIPLEHILVHNIALQFFMDYMQQMGGQADLFFWLTVEGYRVTAQQQLEVMQSWEQDGKKQGSQTKGLLKAAALGVYEQYLSDKASPRVQVDEASIEKLGEKLNNEDPTPEIFDDIQRKVYDMMLRDERFYPSFRQHPLYVRMLAELDMLKEPSYRGSDDGDGESFNGSPTGSINLSLDDLTNASAEDVLLFHAFISDTADDFLNHLPVAGVCNDHGKTYALYAITVFRKNADGSEDTWKTYRRYSDFHDFHMRITEQFENLTTILKLPGKKTFNNMDREFLEKRKKDLNGYLQLLLNPEMVKACPTLTPYIYDFLENKAYSKGKGDFARKMDTFVNPLRSSMRNVSNAVKSFPDNLAEGMNKMSDNVGRMSERLGQDIKQSIFKVPPMIPKSDIGPEHCRVSAQLDDNVDDNIPLRVMLLLMDEIFDLKERNQWLRRNIKNLLQQLIRATYGDTINRKIVDHVDFMTSPEQVADYVKKFRDSYWPNGILAENLPRRDKSIRMRTRVAAKTSLLGIMPDELKHIIGAETTRKGILRVFDMFQNQQMNRRLVYVLLEGFLETMFPQCKFPELFVKLHSRSPRTRRYSQRVKASSLKR comes from the exons ATGAAGCTGGAGATCAAACCCATCAAGATCGACCGCAGGCTCACGGGGTCCAGCTTCATCGATGAGCCCCTGCAACAG GTGATCCAGTTTGCCCTGAGGGACTACATCCAGTACTGGTACTACACGCTGAGCGAGGACGAGTCCTTCCTGCTGGAGATCCGACAGACTGTGCAGAACGCACTCGTCCAGTTCTCCACAAG GTCTAAAGAGGTGGACTGGCAGCCTTACTTCACCACGCGGCTGGTGGATGACTTTGCTACGCACCTGCGCGTCTTCAGGAAAGCCCAGGAGAGGCTGTCTGACAGGGACGACCCCAAACAAC GAGAGTCCTCTGAGGAGCTGCTGGAGTCCTTCTTCGAGGCGGAGGTGGAAATGGAGAGGAAGATCTGCCGGGACATGGTGTGCACCTCCCCCAAAGACGAAGAag GCTTCCTCAGAGACCTGTGTGAGGTGCTGCTGTATCTGTTACTACCTCCGGGAGACTTCCACAACAAGAACATGCGATACTTCCTCAGG GAAGTGCTTGCCAGAGGCGTTCTTCTTCCCCTGATAAACCAGCTTAGTGACCCGGATTATCTCAATCAGTTAGTCATATGGATG atcagggaCTCCAGCTGTAACTACGAGGCCTTCATGACCATCCTGAAGCTGACAGACAAGACCTTCGAGCTGGAGGCTGTCAAGGACAAAGTCCTGGAGGAGCTGCAGTACCTGCGCTCGCTGGATACTGCCGgagatg ACATAAATATGATCAAGAATCAAATCAACAGTTTACTGTTTGTGAAGAAAGTCTGTGAAACAAGGATACAAAGGCTGCAATCAGGAAAG GAAGTGGATGCCTTGAAGCTGGCGGCAAACTTTGGGAAGCTGTGCATCATCCCGCTGGAGCACATCCTGGTGCATAACATCGCCCTGCAGTTCTTCATGG ACTACATGCAGCAGATGGGTGGGCAGGCAGACCTGTTCTTCTGGCTGACGGTGGAGGGCTACCGGGTGACGgcgcagcagcagctggaggtCATGCAGAGCTGGGAGCAGGATGGCAAGAAGCAGGGCAGCCAAACCAAAGGCCTGCTCAAGGCTGCCGCGCTGGGCGTCTACGAGCAGTACCTCTCCGACAAG gcCTCTCCTAGAGTACAGGTGGATGAAGCTTCAATTGAAAAGCTGGGAGAGAAACTCAATAATGAGGATCCCACGCCAGAGATATTTGATGATATccagagaaag gtgTATGACATGATGCTGAGGGATGAGCGCTTCTACCCCTCCTTCAGGCAGCACCCTCTCTACGTGCGGATGCTGGCAGAGCTGGACATGCTGAAGGAGCCCAGCTACAGGGGCTCTGATGATGGAGACGGAG AGTCCTTCAACGGTTCTCCGACTGGGAGCATAAAtctg TCGCTGGATGACCTGACCAATGCCAGTGCGGAGGACGTCCTGCTGTTCCACGCGTTCATTTCTGACACCG CTGACGATTTTCTAAACCACCTTCCCGTGGCAGGCGTGTGCAACGACCACGGCAAGACCTACGCGCTCTACGCCATCACTGTCTTCCGCAAGAATGCCGACGGCAGCGAGGACACCTGGAAGACCTACCGTCGCTATAGCGACTTCCACGACTTCCACATGCGGATCACAGAACAG TTTGAGAACCTCACAACCATACTGAAGCTGCCAGGGAAAAAGACCTTTAACAATATGGACAGAGAGTTCctagagaagaggaaaaaagaccTCAATGGATATCTACAG ctgctACTCAATCCAGAGATGGTGAAAGCCTGCCCCACCCTCACTCCCTACATATATGACTTCCTGGAGAACAAAGCCTACAGTAAAGGCAAGGGTGACTTTGCACGCAAG ATGGACACCTTCGTGAACCCCCTGCGGAGTTCCATGCGTAACGTGTCCAACGCCGTCAAGTCCTTCCCCGACAACCTGGCGGAGGGCATGAACAAGATGTCTGACAACGTGGGCCGCATGTCTGAGAGACTGGGCCAGGACATCAAGCAGTCCATATTCAAA GTCCCGCCTATGATCCCAAAGTCAGACATTGGGCCCGAACACTGCCGAGTCTCAGCCCAGCTGGACGATAAT GTGGATGACAACATCCCGCTGCGAGTGATGCTGCTCCTGATGGATGAGATCTTTGACCTGAAGGAGAGGAACCAGTGGCTGCGAAGGAACATCAAGAacctgctgcagcagctcatACGGGCCACGTACGGAGACACCATCAACAG GAAAATTGTGGATCATGTTGACTTCATGACGTCTCCAGAGCAGGTGGCTGACTATGTCAAGAAATTCAG GGACTCCTACTGGCCCAATGGAATCCTGGCAGAGAATCTGCCCCGCAGAGACAAAAGCATCCGCATGAGGACCAGAGTGGCGGCCAAAACCAGCCTGCTGGGCATCATGCCAG ACGAGCTGAAGCACATCATCGGGGCGGAGACCACACGCAAGGGCATCCTGCGGGTCTTCGACATGTTCCAGAACCAGCAGATGAACCGGCGGCTGGTCTACGTGCTGCTGGAGGGCTTCCTAGAGACCATGTTCCCGCAGTGCAAGTTCCCGGAGCTCTTCGTCAAGCTGCACTCGCGCTCGCCTCGCACGCGCCGCTACTCGCAGAGAGTCAAGGCCTCCTCGCTCAAGAGGTGA
- the snx13 gene encoding sorting nexin-13 isoform X2 yields the protein MGNLVTAGNRGLLNDWDHVSLHHGSLTDPVGCLSSWRQASLSVWGWGGLGVVLFLITFGPFAIFYLAFYIVCFVGGGFAVTLLFGKTNSEKHLERCEHSYLPATPTGIIKTLDEMKLEIKPIKIDRRLTGSSFIDEPLQQVIQFALRDYIQYWYYTLSEDESFLLEIRQTVQNALVQFSTRSKEVDWQPYFTTRLVDDFATHLRVFRKAQERLSDRDDPKQRESSEELLESFFEAEVEMERKICRDMVCTSPKDEEGFLRDLCEVLLYLLLPPGDFHNKNMRYFLREVLARGVLLPLINQLSDPDYLNQLVIWMIRDSSCNYEAFMTILKLTDKTFELEAVKDKVLEELQYLRSLDTAGDDINMIKNQINSLLFVKKVCETRIQRLQSGKEVDALKLAANFGKLCIIPLEHILVHNIALQFFMDYMQQMGGQADLFFWLTVEGYRVTAQQQLEVMQSWEQDGKKQGSQTKGLLKAAALGVYEQYLSDKASPRVQVDEASIEKLGEKLNNEDPTPEIFDDIQRKVYDMMLRDERFYPSFRQHPLYVRMLAELDMLKEPSYRGSDDGDGESFNGSPTGSINLSLDDLTNASAEDVLLFHAFISDTGVCNDHGKTYALYAITVFRKNADGSEDTWKTYRRYSDFHDFHMRITEQFENLTTILKLPGKKTFNNMDREFLEKRKKDLNGYLQLLLNPEMVKACPTLTPYIYDFLENKAYSKGKGDFARKMDTFVNPLRSSMRNVSNAVKSFPDNLAEGMNKMSDNVGRMSERLGQDIKQSIFKVPPMIPKSDIGPEHCRVSAQLDDNVDDNIPLRVMLLLMDEIFDLKERNQWLRRNIKNLLQQLIRATYGDTINRKIVDHVDFMTSPEQVADYVKKFRDSYWPNGILAENLPRRDKSIRMRTRVAAKTSLLGIMPDELKHIIGAETTRKGILRVFDMFQNQQMNRRLVYVLLEGFLETMFPQCKFPELFVKLHSRSPRTRRYSQRVKASSLKR from the exons GCCAGTCTGTCCgtctggggatgggggggtctCGGAGTCGTGCTCTTCCTCATCACATTCGGACCCTTTGCAATCTTTTATCTGGCGTTTTACATAGTCTGCTTCGTTGGCGG gGGCTTTGCCGTCACGCTTTTATTTGGAAAGACAAACTCCGAGAAACACCTGGAGAGGTGCGAACACTCTTACCTGCCTGCAACACCAACCGGTATAATAAAG ACTTTGGATGAAATGAAGCTGGAGATCAAACCCATCAAGATCGACCGCAGGCTCACGGGGTCCAGCTTCATCGATGAGCCCCTGCAACAG GTGATCCAGTTTGCCCTGAGGGACTACATCCAGTACTGGTACTACACGCTGAGCGAGGACGAGTCCTTCCTGCTGGAGATCCGACAGACTGTGCAGAACGCACTCGTCCAGTTCTCCACAAG GTCTAAAGAGGTGGACTGGCAGCCTTACTTCACCACGCGGCTGGTGGATGACTTTGCTACGCACCTGCGCGTCTTCAGGAAAGCCCAGGAGAGGCTGTCTGACAGGGACGACCCCAAACAAC GAGAGTCCTCTGAGGAGCTGCTGGAGTCCTTCTTCGAGGCGGAGGTGGAAATGGAGAGGAAGATCTGCCGGGACATGGTGTGCACCTCCCCCAAAGACGAAGAag GCTTCCTCAGAGACCTGTGTGAGGTGCTGCTGTATCTGTTACTACCTCCGGGAGACTTCCACAACAAGAACATGCGATACTTCCTCAGG GAAGTGCTTGCCAGAGGCGTTCTTCTTCCCCTGATAAACCAGCTTAGTGACCCGGATTATCTCAATCAGTTAGTCATATGGATG atcagggaCTCCAGCTGTAACTACGAGGCCTTCATGACCATCCTGAAGCTGACAGACAAGACCTTCGAGCTGGAGGCTGTCAAGGACAAAGTCCTGGAGGAGCTGCAGTACCTGCGCTCGCTGGATACTGCCGgagatg ACATAAATATGATCAAGAATCAAATCAACAGTTTACTGTTTGTGAAGAAAGTCTGTGAAACAAGGATACAAAGGCTGCAATCAGGAAAG GAAGTGGATGCCTTGAAGCTGGCGGCAAACTTTGGGAAGCTGTGCATCATCCCGCTGGAGCACATCCTGGTGCATAACATCGCCCTGCAGTTCTTCATGG ACTACATGCAGCAGATGGGTGGGCAGGCAGACCTGTTCTTCTGGCTGACGGTGGAGGGCTACCGGGTGACGgcgcagcagcagctggaggtCATGCAGAGCTGGGAGCAGGATGGCAAGAAGCAGGGCAGCCAAACCAAAGGCCTGCTCAAGGCTGCCGCGCTGGGCGTCTACGAGCAGTACCTCTCCGACAAG gcCTCTCCTAGAGTACAGGTGGATGAAGCTTCAATTGAAAAGCTGGGAGAGAAACTCAATAATGAGGATCCCACGCCAGAGATATTTGATGATATccagagaaag gtgTATGACATGATGCTGAGGGATGAGCGCTTCTACCCCTCCTTCAGGCAGCACCCTCTCTACGTGCGGATGCTGGCAGAGCTGGACATGCTGAAGGAGCCCAGCTACAGGGGCTCTGATGATGGAGACGGAG AGTCCTTCAACGGTTCTCCGACTGGGAGCATAAAtctg TCGCTGGATGACCTGACCAATGCCAGTGCGGAGGACGTCCTGCTGTTCCACGCGTTCATTTCTGACACCG GCGTGTGCAACGACCACGGCAAGACCTACGCGCTCTACGCCATCACTGTCTTCCGCAAGAATGCCGACGGCAGCGAGGACACCTGGAAGACCTACCGTCGCTATAGCGACTTCCACGACTTCCACATGCGGATCACAGAACAG TTTGAGAACCTCACAACCATACTGAAGCTGCCAGGGAAAAAGACCTTTAACAATATGGACAGAGAGTTCctagagaagaggaaaaaagaccTCAATGGATATCTACAG ctgctACTCAATCCAGAGATGGTGAAAGCCTGCCCCACCCTCACTCCCTACATATATGACTTCCTGGAGAACAAAGCCTACAGTAAAGGCAAGGGTGACTTTGCACGCAAG ATGGACACCTTCGTGAACCCCCTGCGGAGTTCCATGCGTAACGTGTCCAACGCCGTCAAGTCCTTCCCCGACAACCTGGCGGAGGGCATGAACAAGATGTCTGACAACGTGGGCCGCATGTCTGAGAGACTGGGCCAGGACATCAAGCAGTCCATATTCAAA GTCCCGCCTATGATCCCAAAGTCAGACATTGGGCCCGAACACTGCCGAGTCTCAGCCCAGCTGGACGATAAT GTGGATGACAACATCCCGCTGCGAGTGATGCTGCTCCTGATGGATGAGATCTTTGACCTGAAGGAGAGGAACCAGTGGCTGCGAAGGAACATCAAGAacctgctgcagcagctcatACGGGCCACGTACGGAGACACCATCAACAG GAAAATTGTGGATCATGTTGACTTCATGACGTCTCCAGAGCAGGTGGCTGACTATGTCAAGAAATTCAG GGACTCCTACTGGCCCAATGGAATCCTGGCAGAGAATCTGCCCCGCAGAGACAAAAGCATCCGCATGAGGACCAGAGTGGCGGCCAAAACCAGCCTGCTGGGCATCATGCCAG ACGAGCTGAAGCACATCATCGGGGCGGAGACCACACGCAAGGGCATCCTGCGGGTCTTCGACATGTTCCAGAACCAGCAGATGAACCGGCGGCTGGTCTACGTGCTGCTGGAGGGCTTCCTAGAGACCATGTTCCCGCAGTGCAAGTTCCCGGAGCTCTTCGTCAAGCTGCACTCGCGCTCGCCTCGCACGCGCCGCTACTCGCAGAGAGTCAAGGCCTCCTCGCTCAAGAGGTGA
- the snx13 gene encoding sorting nexin-13 isoform X1 produces MGNLVTAGNRGLLNDWDHVSLHHGSLTDPVGCLSSWRQASLSVWGWGGLGVVLFLITFGPFAIFYLAFYIVCFVGGGFAVTLLFGKTNSEKHLERCEHSYLPATPTGIIKTLDEMKLEIKPIKIDRRLTGSSFIDEPLQQVIQFALRDYIQYWYYTLSEDESFLLEIRQTVQNALVQFSTRSKEVDWQPYFTTRLVDDFATHLRVFRKAQERLSDRDDPKQRESSEELLESFFEAEVEMERKICRDMVCTSPKDEEGFLRDLCEVLLYLLLPPGDFHNKNMRYFLREVLARGVLLPLINQLSDPDYLNQLVIWMIRDSSCNYEAFMTILKLTDKTFELEAVKDKVLEELQYLRSLDTAGDDINMIKNQINSLLFVKKVCETRIQRLQSGKEVDALKLAANFGKLCIIPLEHILVHNIALQFFMDYMQQMGGQADLFFWLTVEGYRVTAQQQLEVMQSWEQDGKKQGSQTKGLLKAAALGVYEQYLSDKASPRVQVDEASIEKLGEKLNNEDPTPEIFDDIQRKVYDMMLRDERFYPSFRQHPLYVRMLAELDMLKEPSYRGSDDGDGESFNGSPTGSINLSLDDLTNASAEDVLLFHAFISDTADDFLNHLPVAGVCNDHGKTYALYAITVFRKNADGSEDTWKTYRRYSDFHDFHMRITEQFENLTTILKLPGKKTFNNMDREFLEKRKKDLNGYLQLLLNPEMVKACPTLTPYIYDFLENKAYSKGKGDFARKMDTFVNPLRSSMRNVSNAVKSFPDNLAEGMNKMSDNVGRMSERLGQDIKQSIFKVPPMIPKSDIGPEHCRVSAQLDDNVDDNIPLRVMLLLMDEIFDLKERNQWLRRNIKNLLQQLIRATYGDTINRKIVDHVDFMTSPEQVADYVKKFRDSYWPNGILAENLPRRDKSIRMRTRVAAKTSLLGIMPDELKHIIGAETTRKGILRVFDMFQNQQMNRRLVYVLLEGFLETMFPQCKFPELFVKLHSRSPRTRRYSQRVKASSLKR; encoded by the exons GCCAGTCTGTCCgtctggggatgggggggtctCGGAGTCGTGCTCTTCCTCATCACATTCGGACCCTTTGCAATCTTTTATCTGGCGTTTTACATAGTCTGCTTCGTTGGCGG gGGCTTTGCCGTCACGCTTTTATTTGGAAAGACAAACTCCGAGAAACACCTGGAGAGGTGCGAACACTCTTACCTGCCTGCAACACCAACCGGTATAATAAAG ACTTTGGATGAAATGAAGCTGGAGATCAAACCCATCAAGATCGACCGCAGGCTCACGGGGTCCAGCTTCATCGATGAGCCCCTGCAACAG GTGATCCAGTTTGCCCTGAGGGACTACATCCAGTACTGGTACTACACGCTGAGCGAGGACGAGTCCTTCCTGCTGGAGATCCGACAGACTGTGCAGAACGCACTCGTCCAGTTCTCCACAAG GTCTAAAGAGGTGGACTGGCAGCCTTACTTCACCACGCGGCTGGTGGATGACTTTGCTACGCACCTGCGCGTCTTCAGGAAAGCCCAGGAGAGGCTGTCTGACAGGGACGACCCCAAACAAC GAGAGTCCTCTGAGGAGCTGCTGGAGTCCTTCTTCGAGGCGGAGGTGGAAATGGAGAGGAAGATCTGCCGGGACATGGTGTGCACCTCCCCCAAAGACGAAGAag GCTTCCTCAGAGACCTGTGTGAGGTGCTGCTGTATCTGTTACTACCTCCGGGAGACTTCCACAACAAGAACATGCGATACTTCCTCAGG GAAGTGCTTGCCAGAGGCGTTCTTCTTCCCCTGATAAACCAGCTTAGTGACCCGGATTATCTCAATCAGTTAGTCATATGGATG atcagggaCTCCAGCTGTAACTACGAGGCCTTCATGACCATCCTGAAGCTGACAGACAAGACCTTCGAGCTGGAGGCTGTCAAGGACAAAGTCCTGGAGGAGCTGCAGTACCTGCGCTCGCTGGATACTGCCGgagatg ACATAAATATGATCAAGAATCAAATCAACAGTTTACTGTTTGTGAAGAAAGTCTGTGAAACAAGGATACAAAGGCTGCAATCAGGAAAG GAAGTGGATGCCTTGAAGCTGGCGGCAAACTTTGGGAAGCTGTGCATCATCCCGCTGGAGCACATCCTGGTGCATAACATCGCCCTGCAGTTCTTCATGG ACTACATGCAGCAGATGGGTGGGCAGGCAGACCTGTTCTTCTGGCTGACGGTGGAGGGCTACCGGGTGACGgcgcagcagcagctggaggtCATGCAGAGCTGGGAGCAGGATGGCAAGAAGCAGGGCAGCCAAACCAAAGGCCTGCTCAAGGCTGCCGCGCTGGGCGTCTACGAGCAGTACCTCTCCGACAAG gcCTCTCCTAGAGTACAGGTGGATGAAGCTTCAATTGAAAAGCTGGGAGAGAAACTCAATAATGAGGATCCCACGCCAGAGATATTTGATGATATccagagaaag gtgTATGACATGATGCTGAGGGATGAGCGCTTCTACCCCTCCTTCAGGCAGCACCCTCTCTACGTGCGGATGCTGGCAGAGCTGGACATGCTGAAGGAGCCCAGCTACAGGGGCTCTGATGATGGAGACGGAG AGTCCTTCAACGGTTCTCCGACTGGGAGCATAAAtctg TCGCTGGATGACCTGACCAATGCCAGTGCGGAGGACGTCCTGCTGTTCCACGCGTTCATTTCTGACACCG CTGACGATTTTCTAAACCACCTTCCCGTGGCAGGCGTGTGCAACGACCACGGCAAGACCTACGCGCTCTACGCCATCACTGTCTTCCGCAAGAATGCCGACGGCAGCGAGGACACCTGGAAGACCTACCGTCGCTATAGCGACTTCCACGACTTCCACATGCGGATCACAGAACAG TTTGAGAACCTCACAACCATACTGAAGCTGCCAGGGAAAAAGACCTTTAACAATATGGACAGAGAGTTCctagagaagaggaaaaaagaccTCAATGGATATCTACAG ctgctACTCAATCCAGAGATGGTGAAAGCCTGCCCCACCCTCACTCCCTACATATATGACTTCCTGGAGAACAAAGCCTACAGTAAAGGCAAGGGTGACTTTGCACGCAAG ATGGACACCTTCGTGAACCCCCTGCGGAGTTCCATGCGTAACGTGTCCAACGCCGTCAAGTCCTTCCCCGACAACCTGGCGGAGGGCATGAACAAGATGTCTGACAACGTGGGCCGCATGTCTGAGAGACTGGGCCAGGACATCAAGCAGTCCATATTCAAA GTCCCGCCTATGATCCCAAAGTCAGACATTGGGCCCGAACACTGCCGAGTCTCAGCCCAGCTGGACGATAAT GTGGATGACAACATCCCGCTGCGAGTGATGCTGCTCCTGATGGATGAGATCTTTGACCTGAAGGAGAGGAACCAGTGGCTGCGAAGGAACATCAAGAacctgctgcagcagctcatACGGGCCACGTACGGAGACACCATCAACAG GAAAATTGTGGATCATGTTGACTTCATGACGTCTCCAGAGCAGGTGGCTGACTATGTCAAGAAATTCAG GGACTCCTACTGGCCCAATGGAATCCTGGCAGAGAATCTGCCCCGCAGAGACAAAAGCATCCGCATGAGGACCAGAGTGGCGGCCAAAACCAGCCTGCTGGGCATCATGCCAG ACGAGCTGAAGCACATCATCGGGGCGGAGACCACACGCAAGGGCATCCTGCGGGTCTTCGACATGTTCCAGAACCAGCAGATGAACCGGCGGCTGGTCTACGTGCTGCTGGAGGGCTTCCTAGAGACCATGTTCCCGCAGTGCAAGTTCCCGGAGCTCTTCGTCAAGCTGCACTCGCGCTCGCCTCGCACGCGCCGCTACTCGCAGAGAGTCAAGGCCTCCTCGCTCAAGAGGTGA